A genome region from Eurosta solidaginis isolate ZX-2024a chromosome 2, ASM4086904v1, whole genome shotgun sequence includes the following:
- the LOC137241946 gene encoding uncharacterized protein: MEHGASNTTLNTNSSKRPHQSTSQRKKSGPKFELSEAQKADIKEAFDLFDTECTGFIEVKELKVAIRALGFEPKKEEIKRMIAEIDKDGTGRISFNDFLQLMTMKMAEKDTKEEILKAFRLFDDDDTGSISFKNLKRVARELGETLTDEELREMIDEADLDHDGVVNQDEFLRIMKKTSLY, encoded by the coding sequence ATGGAGCACGGTGCATCTAATACAACCTTAAACACAAACTCTAGCAAGCGCCCACATCAGTCGACATCTCAGCGTAAAAAGTCCGGCCCCAAGTTTGAGCTATCCGAAGCGCAAAAGGCCGATATTAAGGAGGCATTTGATTTATTCGATACTGAGTGTACTGGTTTCATAGAGGTCAAAGAGCTCAAGGTTGCTATACGTGCACTTGGCTTTGAACCGAAGAAGGAGGAAATTAAACGAATGATCGCCGAAATTGACAAGGATGGCACTGGTCGTATATCCTTCAACGACTTTCTACAATTGATGACCATGAAAATGGCTGAAAAGGATACGAAAGAGGAAATATTGAAAGCATTCCGTCTATTTGATGACGATGATACCGGTTCAATTTCGTTTAAGAATTTGAAACGTGTAGCACGTGAGTTAGGTGAAACACTCACCGATGAGGAGTTACGTGAAATGATTGATGAAGCTGATTTAGATCATGATGGTGTTGTAAATCAAGATGAATTTTTACGTATTATGAAAAAGACTAGCTTATATTAG